The stretch of DNA TCGCCACAAAGGAGCTCGATACCGAGTACATTCCGGTGGAGAGCGAGCACTCGGCGATGGCCGCCTGCATCGGGGCGGCGGCCGCGGGGGTGCGGACCTTCACCGCCACGAGTTCCCACGGCCTGCTCTACATGCACGAGATGGTCCACTGGGCTGCCGGCGCCCGCCTGCCTATCGTGATGGCGAACGTGAACCGCTCGCTCGGACCGGGCTGGAACATCTGGGCCGAGCACACCGACGCCTTCTCGCAGCGGGACACCGGGTGGCTCCAGGTCTTCGTCGGGACCGTGCAGGAGGCCTACGACGCCACCCTGATGGCCTTCAGGATCGCCGAGGACGAGCGCGTGGTGCTGCCGGTGATGGTGAACCTAGACGGCTTCTCCCTCTCACACATCATGCAGTCCCTCGAGACCGTCGAGATCGGGGACTTCATCCCGCCGCACCACCTCACGCACGCCCTCGACGTCAATAATCCGATGGGCTACGGCCCGATGACCGGGCCGAAGGACTACTTCCGCTTCCGCTGGGACATCGAGCGCTCGATCCGCGATGCGCGGACGGTGATCCAGGAGACCGAGGAGGAGTTCGCCAGGCGGTTCGGGCGGAAATACGGCCCGACCGAGGACTACCGCTGCGAGGACGCCGAGGTCGTCGTCGTCTCGGTGGGCACCCTGGGCAAGGAGGCCGAGGTGGCCGTCGACGTCCTGAGAAAGGAGGGCGTGAAGGCCGGATCGATGCGGCTGCGCTGGTTCAGGCCCTTCCCTGACCTCGACCTGAAAGGGCGGGAGGTCGTGGTCATCGACCGCGACTACTCCTTCGGTTTCGGCGGCGTGGTGGCGGCCTCGATCCGGGCGAAGACCGGCGTCGAGTGCTACAACGTGATCGCCGGGCTCGGCGGGCAGGAGGTCACCTACGACGACATCGCCGAGTTTGTGCGGACCCGCCGGATCGGCGAAGAGATGTGGTTCGGGGTGAGCGAATAATGTACGAGATTCGGATCCATTCCCGCGGCGGGCAGGGCGGGGTCACGGCGGCACGCCTCCTCGCCCTCGCCGCATTCAGGGACGGGAAATACGCCACTGCGTGCCCCTTCTATGGGGCCGAGCGCCGGGGAGCGCCGGTCGTCTCCTTCGTGCGGATCGACGATCTACCCATCAAGGTCTACTCGCAGATCAGGAGCCCGGACATGGTCGTCGTCCTGGACGCCTCGGTGATGGACACGGTGGACGTGCTCCAGGGGCTCAAGCCCGGCGGCACCGTGGTCATCAACAGCGAAAAGCCCCACGAGTTCCCGGGGTTCGCCTCCTATAACGTCGATCTCACCGGGATCGCCCTGGCAGAGAACCTCGCCATCGCCGGGACGCCGATCGTGAACACCCCGTTCCTGGGGGCGGCGGCAAAACTCGGTATCGTCTCTGTCGATTCGGCGAAGCAGGCGATCAGGGAGATGTTCTCGGACGAGCGGAATGTGAAGGTGGCCGAGGCCGCCTACGAGGAGATGGTCATATGAGAGAGAGGCTTGCCCTGAGCAAACCGACCAGAGGCGCCTGCGGGTTCACCGGGACCTGGCGCGAATTTCGGCCGGTCGTGGACCGGGAGAAGTGCAACCAGTGCGGAATCTGCCAGATCCACTGCCCGGACGGCGTGATCGACGAGGAGCTCAACATCGATCTCGACTTCTGCAAGGGCTGCGGCGTCTGCGCCAATGTCTGCCCGAAGAAGGCAATTGCAATGGTCAGAGAAGAAAAATAACTTTTTTTTGTTCTTCGATTTATTACAGGGATGATCCCGGGCAGCGGGAGCGATCGCCTCACGCGATCAGGCGCGAAGGGTGCACCTGCCCCATCGCATATATCAGAGCGGCGCAAAAACAGGGAGGGATGATGAGAGAGAAACAGGTGGGTCTCGTCCACTGCCGGCGCTACGACCCCGGCGAGGTCGATCGCGCGGTGGAGCGGGCGATCGGGCTGGTCGGCGGGATCGGCGCCTTCGTCAGGCCCGGCCAGCGGGTGCTCCTCAAGCCGAACATGCTGATGGGGGCCGAACCGGCGCAGGCGGTCACCACCCACCCGGCGGTGCTGGGCGCCGTCGCCCGCCTGCTCGTCGGCTACGGCTGCACCGTCGTCATCGCCGATTCCCCGGGCGCCGGGACGCGCTATACGGAGAAAAACCTCGGCCGCGCCTACGAGAAGTCCGGGTTCGCAGCGCTTGCGGCGATCCCCGGCGTCACCCTCTCGACCGACACCGCCTCACGAACCGTCTCCTACCCGCAGGGAACGGTGATGAAACGTTTCGCCATCATCGAGGAGGCGCTCAGGGCCGATGCCGTCGTCGTCGTCTCCAAAGCGAAGACGCATCTCTTCACTGGCTATACCGGGGCGGTAAAAAACCTCTTCGGGATCGTGCCCGGACTTGAAAAGCCGATCTTTCATGCCAGGTTCAGGAAACCGGACGACTTCGCCGGGATGCTCCTGGACCTCAACAGCTGCGTCACTCCGGTGCTCCATATCATGGACGCCGTCGTCGGGATGGAGGGCGACGGCCCGATGTCAGGAGAGCCGCGGCCGATCGGGGCGGTCCTCGCGGGCGCCGATCCGACCGCCGTGGACGTGGCGACGATCAGGCTGATGGGCATGGACCCCGCCTCCATCCCCACGGTGGCGGCGGCGGTGCGGCGGGAGATGGTCAGACCTGACTTCGGGGACGTCAGGATCGCCGGCGACGATCCGGCGGCGGTCACCGTCCTGGATTTCAGGCGCCCGTCCACCGGGCAGGGGACGATGAGGACTTCATGGATCAACCGGCAGATCCTCAGGTCTCTGCAGCGCAGGGGGACCGACCTCCGCCCCCTCCCGGTCCCCGATCCCGAGCGCTGCACCGGGTGCGGGCGGTGTGTCCGCACCTGCCCGGCCGCGGCCGTGCATATCGAGGGAGGAAAGGCAGAGATCGACCATACGAAGTGCATCCGCTGCTACTGCTGCCATGAGATGTGCACCTTCGGGGCGATCGACCTGCGGCAGGGGCCGGTGGCGAGGGTGCTCTCGGCGCTCCTCAGGTAAATCTCACCATATCTCCGTTTTCAAGAAGAGAAACCACTATTTTTCCCGCCAACGCCAGCGGCCAGATTTATCGAAACCAGGCGCCAGCGACCGCCCTCCAGCCGCCCCACCAGGCAGACCAACACCGAATTAGAATATCCGATTAAAAAAGGGATTTTTTCTAAAAATAATTGATATAATTTTTTTAAATTTAAAAATTAAGGTTAGAAAAAATAATATATAGTGACTTTAAAAAGATCAGTAAGCGGCGGAATACACCCCAGAAACACGTCCTCTCACCGGGAGGACGGGAGAGGATAGCCGGCACACAGCAGAACACCAGGATCCGCCTCAGTTCCAGCAGCCGCAACGGAGGGGAGGAGAAAAATGTCAGAACAGGATGCCACCATCGAAGATTGCCGGCGCGAGATCGCTGCAATCAAGGAGCAGAGCAGGAAAAGCGAAGTCCTGGCGGAGGGAATGGACCAGATCCCCCTCCCGCTCCATATCATCGACCAAGACTACCGCATCGTCTATATCAACAGAGCGGCGGCCGACCTCCTCGGGATGAAAGCCGCCGACTGCATAGGAAAGCCCTGCAGAGATCTCTACAGAACCGCACTCTGCGGTTCGAAAAACTGCCCGTGCAGGGTCGCCATGGACGAGGGCCGCACCAGCAACATCAACAACGAACTCAGCGACGGCCGCTGGATCGCCTGCACCGGCATCCCGTTCAGGGACGCCTCCGGCCGGATCGCCGGGGCGGTGGAATACTTCCCGGACACCACGGCCCAGGTCAGGATGGTCAGCGACCTCCTGCGGGTTGGCGAAGAGGCGCGGAACGGAAACCTCTCGGCACGGGCGAGCCTCGAAGCAGAAGGGGACTTCCTCAAGATTGCAGAGAGCGTGAACGGGATCCTCGACGCCGTCACCGGGCCACTCCAGCTCGCCTCCAGCCATGTGGAGCAAATCAGCCGGGGCATAACGCCTGAAAAAGTCCAGGGGAACTACAAGGGCGATCTCGGAACACTTGTGAAAAATCTCAACCTCTGCTCTGAAAAGCTCCTCGCGCTCAATCAGTGCGTTGCAGTGCTCCAGCGCATGGCGGTCAACGACTACACCGTCAGGATGGAGGGAAACTACGAGGGCGGCTACGGTGCGCTCGCCGGGGCGATAAACGAGGTAATGGACCGCCTGCTCATCATACAGGGGATTGTCACCCACATCTCGCAGGGTGACCTCTCCGATCTCACCGAACTCAAGAAGATCGGCAAGAGATCAGAGAACGACAACCTGCGCCCGGCGCTCATCGCCATGGAGGAGGGCCTCCTCGCCCTCGTCGAAGACGCGAACATGCTTGCGAAGGCGGGACGGGAGGGCAGACTTTCAGTGAGAGCCGACGCCTCCAGACACCGCGGGTCGTTCGCCGATGTCGTCGACGGCGTCAACAACCTCCTGGATGCCGTCGTCCAACCGCTCGACGAGGGCATGAAGGTGGCCGGAGCGCTCGCACAGGGGGATTACACCCGGTCCTTCTCCGACAGCGTCCCGGTCGCCGGAGATTTCAGGGAGTTCAAGGACGCCCTGAACAGGATCATCGTCAACAGCCGCGAAGCGTTCAGGCAGGTCATTGATGCGGCTGAAAAGGTCGAGTACGGCACGCTTGAGGCGAGCAAAGGCGGCGATCAGATCGCACAGGCCACCGAACAGGTGGCGCTCACCAGCCAGCGGTGCGCCGATCTCGGCAAGAAAACCCTCACCGGCATGGAGGAGATCAGCCGGCGGATCAGCGACCTCTCCGCCTCCAACGAGGAGATCGCAAGCACCTCGCAGGAAGTGCTCGAACGGGCCGAAGGCCTCGCCCAGACCGGGCGGGACGCACAGAAACTCGGCAAAGAGGCCAACGCCAAGATCGCGATCGTCGAGAAGATCGCCACCGAGAGCGCCACCGATATCACCCAGCTCAACGAGGAGATGCGGCAGATCAACAAGATCGTCAAGTTGATCACCGACATCTCCAACCAGACCAACCTCCTCGCTCTCAACGCCGCAATTGAAGCCGCACGCGCCGGCGAGCACGGGCGGGGCTTTGCCGTCGTGGCAGGCGAGGTGAGAAACCTTGCCGGAGAGTCGAAGAAGGCGACCAACGATATCGAGAACCTGATCACGACGATCCAGCAAAAGAGCGAGAAGACGGCGCGGGCGATCATGTCGGCAAACAGCGAGATCACCTCGAGCGTCGAGAGTGTGGACCGGGCGATCCGGGCGCTCAACCAGATCGTCGAGGGGGCCGGGATGGTGACCCACGACGTGAGCGAGATCGCGAGGGCGATCGAGGACCAGGCGAACACGAGCAACTCGGTCGTCCAGATCGTCGACGACGGGACCAAACTGACCAGAAACAACCTCGACCAGATCGAGGACCTGGCCGCCCTTGCCGAGGAGACGAGCGCCTCGACCGAAGAGATCGGAAGCGCCACGCACGAGCTCAACGAACTCGCCTCAGAACTCAGGAAACAGATGGGCCGGTTCAGGATCTAGGGGGAGGGCGAGTCGGATGAGCACATCTGTGGACGTCGTGGACTTCGAGATCGGGGGCACCAGGTACGCCCTCGATATCGTGATGGCGCGCGAGATCGTCGAGATGGTCCCGCTCACCCCGGTACCGCGGGCGCCGGAGTTTATCGCCGGGATCATAAACCTCAGGGGCGAGATCACGAACATCATCAACCTCAACAGCCTCCTCCAGATCCCCGACCAGAAGGCGATGGCCGAGAAGAAGATCATCGTCCTCGTACCCGAGGCGGCAGGGGGATCGAACCTCGGGATCATCGTCGACGACGTCCGTTCGGTGCTGCAGGTCGCCGAAGAGGACGTGGAGGGGATGGACGAGAGCCTCTGCCAGGAGGCCTATATCAAGGGGATCATCAGGGAGGGCGCGGGAGAGGGAGGGAACACCGGCTCCACCGGGCTGATAATCTGGATCGATATGGCAAAGATGCTCCAGAACCTGGCCGGAGCAGGCGCCTGAACGAGGATAGGGAAAGGAATATATTTCGACACGCATGTCTCTCTTCCGGGGGAAAGAAAGTGGACACCTTTGAGACGACACTCCAGGAAATGAAAAAGATGGCCCCGGAAGAGCAGAAGGCGGTCATGGAAGAGAAGAAAGCGATGTGCACCTGCCCGACATGCCCATCCTACACGACCTGCGCAAAGAACGGGAACGAACTGATGTTCTGCGCCACCGGGAAGAGTTTCATGTGCATTCCCTACGAGAAGGAGTGCATCTGCCCGACATGCCCGGTGGCAAAGGACCTGGGCCTTAAATATTCGTCCTTCTGCACAAGGGGATCGGAAAAAGCGCAGCGCTACGAGAACACCCTCTGGGGATCGAAGATGGTCTGATCGGAGATCAGGTTCATCTCTTTTTTGAATCTTCGCGCGATTCCCCGGGAGAAGATGCGATACAACGAATAGCGAAGTTCGCCTCTGCCCGGGAGTTGCACCCCCGGACCCCCCGCACACGATTGCCCCCGGATATACGGGGACGGGGAGGCCGGAGCGTCTGGGGATGAAAATGCTGGATGGACGGGCTCGAGTGGAGCAGAAAAAGAGCGGGGAGAGAGATCCACACCCTCACTCGGTGATCATCGTCCCGACGCCGGCGTCGGTGAAGAGTTCGAGGAGGATCGTGTGGGGCTTGTTCCCGTTGACGATATGGGCGTGGGGCACCCCGCCGCGCACCGCCCTGACGCAGGAGCCGATCTTCGGGATCATCCCCTCGGAGATCGTGCCGTCGGCCATCAGGTCCTCGGTCTCGGTGACGCGGAGACGGCGGAAGACCTGCGTGCGCTCCTTGTCCATCACGCCGTCGACGTCGGTAAGGTTGATCAGTTTGAAGGCGCCGAGGGCGACGGCGATCTCGCCGGCCGCCGTGTCAGCGTTGATGTTAAGGCTGCGACCGGCCCGGTCGATGGCGATCGGGGCGACCACGCCGATATAGTTGTTCTTCAGCAGGGTGTCCAGGATCTCCGGGTTGATCCGCTCGATTTCGCCGACATAGCCGAGGTCGACCTCGTGCTCCTCGTCGCCGATCACGACCTTTTGCTTGCCGATCTTCTTCGCCATGATCAGGTTGCCGTCGTTACCCGAGAGCCCGACCCCGAGAGCACCGCACCGGGCGACCAGGGAGACGATGCCGTCGTTGATCTTGCCGACGAGCACCATCTGGGCGATCTCCAGGGTCTCGTCGTCGGTGATCCGCAGCCCGCCGACGAACTTCGGCTCCTTGCCCAGGGCCTTCATCTTCTCGGTGATCTCGGGGCCGCCGCCGTGGACCAGGACGACCCGCATCCCGACATAGTGGAGGAGGATGGCGTCCTTGATCGCGTTCATCAGCACTTCCTCGTCGACCATCGCATGGCCGCCGAGCTTGATCACGATCGTCTGGCCGTGGAACTGCTGGATGTAGGGCAGCGCCTCCATCAACACTTCTTCGCGCTTCATGTGGTGTACTTCCCGTTGATCTCGACGTATTTCTCGGTGAGGTCGCAGCCCCAGGCCGCGGCCGAACCCTCGCCCTCGCCGATCGCGAGAGTGAAGACCACGCGGCGGCCGTGCATCGCCGCCTTCGCCCGCACCAGGTCTGAGACGATGACGCCGTCCCTGACAAGGGGGGTCTCGGCCTCGCCCTCGCCGATGGTGAGGGAGACGGCGTCAGGATCGAAACGCACGCCGGCGCGCCCGGCGGCGGCGATCACGCGGCCCCAGTTCGGGTCCTCGCCGTAGACCGCCGTTTTCACCAGGGACGATCCCACGACCGTCCTGGCGACGGCCTCGGCCGCCTCCTCGTCGACCGCACCCGAAACCCGCACCTCGATCAGCTTTGTGGCACCCTCGCCGTCGGCGGCGATCTGCTGCGCAAGCGAGGCGCAGCATGCCTGGAGAGCGGCGTCGAACTCAGCCTGCGGCACCCTGCCGGCGGCACCCGTCGCCGTGCAGAAGGCGCAGTCGTTCGTGCTCTCGTCGCCGTCCACCACGACGCGGTTGAAGCTCCGCCGCACTGCCAGTCGCAGGGAGGTCTGCAGGTCGGCGGCGCCGATCTCGGCGTCGGTGTAGATGACGCCGATCATCGTGCCCATGTTCGGGGCGATCATCCCGCTCCCCTTGCAGATCCCGCCGACCGAAAAGCCGTCGGCCTCGATGAGAGCATGCTTCTCCACCAGATCGGTGGTCATGATGGCGCGGGCCGCCGCTGTCTCGGCCGCGGCCGAGTGCTCGAGGAGCGGGACGACCTCTTTGCACTGTCGCCCGATCCGCTCGAGGTCCAGGTACCGGCCGATCACGCCGGTGCTGGCGATCCCGATCCGGTCGGCCTCGATCCCGAGGGCACCGGCAGCGATCCGGCTCATCTCGACGGCGTCCGCGTAGCCCTTCTTCCCGGTGTAGGCGTTTGCGCACCCGGAGTTCACGACGATCGCCTCAAGCCGCCCGGCCGCAATACGCTCGCGCATCAGGTTCACCGGGGCGGCAGAGACCAGGTTGGAGGTGAAGGTCGCCGCAGCGGTGCCGCTGGCGCGGATGATGGCGAGGCCGTACTTCCCCTCCTTTATGCCTGCCGCCTCGACGCCCTCGATGGCGCAGATACTCCTCATTCCACCCCACCTTCCTCGGAGAACGAGGCGCCAAGACCCTGCACGATGTCCCGGCGGGCGACGATCCCGACAAGGCGGCCGTTTTCGACGACCGGGAGGCGGGCGACGCCCTCCTTCAGCATCACGGCCGCCGCCCGATCGATCTCCTCGTCAGGGGAGATGACGATCGCCGGCATCGACATCACCCTCCGCACCTTCACCTCGCCGACATCTGAGAGCGCCGCCCTCGTCTTCTCCCAGTTGATCGCCTCCCTGATCGGCACCTCGATGAACTCGAGGGGGGAAGGGAGCCAGAGATCGCTGGAGAGATCGCCGGTCTTGAGCAGGGCGAGAATATCGGCCTCGGTGACCATGCCGACAACCCCGTTCTCATCGACGACAGGGAGTCCGCTCACATTGTGCCGCCGCAGGAGCGACGCCGCCCGGCGCACCGTTTCCTCGGGCGAGACGGTGACCGGGTCTACAGTCATGATTTCACGCACTTTCATCTGATTCATCTCCTTACGGGAGGCACGGGGGCACTTTCAGCCCGTCATTTTCGGCATAGCCGCACATGATGTTCATATTCTGGATCGCCTGCCCTGCAGCGCCCTTGACCAGGTTATCGATAGCCGAGACGACGACGACTCGTTCGCCCTCGCTCTCCACCCCGATGTCGCAGAAGTTGCTCCCCCGCACCGCGGAAAGGGTGGGCTTCTGGAGGCGGACGAAGTACTCGCCCTGGTAGAAGTGGCGGTAGAGCGCCTCCACCTCTTCCTGCCCCATCGGCTCTTTCAGGATGATGTGCGCCGTCGTCAGGATCCCGCGGTTCACCGGGACGAGGTGCGGCGTGAAGAAGCAGTGCGCCGACGATCCCAGGGCGGCGAGTTCCTGCTTCATCTCGGCGAGGTGCCGGTGCGACGTCCACTTGTAGGCGTTCACGCCGTCGGCCACGTTCGGGTAATGGGTGGTCGCCGAGGGGTTGTCTCCCGCGCCCGAGACACCGGTCTTGGAGTCGTAGATCACGTAGGCCGCCTGCCTGGCGAGCGGCGCCGCCGCAAGGGTCGCACCCGTAGGGAAACACCCAGGGTTCGAGACGAACTGCTTCCCCCGGACCTCGTCGCGGCGGAGCTCGGGGATGCCGTACGGCGCTTCGAAGTAGTCGGTGTGGGGGACGCCATAGACGGCCTCGAAGACCGCCTTTGGCAGCCGGTAGTCGGCCGAGAGGTCGACGACCCGCGCCCCGCCCTCAAGGAGAGCGCCGGCATAGTTCATTGCCGCGGTGTGCGGCACCGCCAGAAAGACGAAGTCAGCGTCGATATCCCCGGGAGCAGGGTTTGAGAAGGCGAGATCGGTATAGCCCCGCAGGTGCGGGTGCTGGGAGGAGACGGGACGGCCCTCCAGTGCACGCGAGGTCGCCGTGACCACTTCAGCCTCAGAATGAGTCTGGAGGAGGCGGATCAGTTCACCGCCGGCATAGCCCGACGCCCCTACGATTGCGACATCCATACAGGAGATATACCGGAGAAAAAACTTAATGCTTTGCCGGTCAGGGGGAGGAGACCTACCTCAGGCAGGTAAGGGATGCGATGCGGCGTCGAAGAGCAGGCCGGCCAGGCGATCGATCCCCTCCCGGTTCTCAAGCCCGGCGAGCAGGTCGGGAGGGAGCGCGCTCACGCCGAATTTCGCACCGATATAGGCCCCGCAGATGAAGGCGATCGTGTCGGTGTTCCCACCGATGTTCGCCGCCACGTACAGGAGGTTTGCAGGGTCGCTGTACCGCCCCATCAGGAAAAAGGCGATCGGGACGGTCTGGTAGATGGAGACGTCGCTCCCGATGGAGGGAAGGGCGCCTTCAAGGCTGATCCCCTCCTGTTCGAGCCCAAGAGCACGGCCGATCCGCCTCCCGAGTTCGGGATCCTCGGCCGCCGCACAGCGCACCGCCGCGGCGAAAGGTTCCCGTTCGCCATGGACGGCGCTGGCGAGGAGGGCGGCCACCGTCACCGCCCCGGCGTGGGCGACCGGGTTCGTGTGCGTGACCGAACAGGCCTTCACCAGGCGGCCGGAGCGCTCCACCGCGTCGCTGTACCGGAGGGCGAACGGCACGGCAAGGGGGATGCACCCCGAGGTATCGGAGCTGACGCCGCTTTTTTCGATCCCGCAGGTGAGGAGATGTTCGCAGGCCGACATCACCGATCCGTCCGGGAAGCGGAGATCGCCCTCCATGCAGAGCCGCGCCAGATCGGCGGCATAACGCTCCTCCGAATAGTTCCCGGAGGCGATCAGGCCTGCGACCAGGAGCATGATCTGGGTGTCGTCGGTGTACTGGCCGGGCTCCAGATGGGCGTTCGGATGCCATTTCCAGGCCCGGCGATAGCCCTGGTACATGTGGGAGAGGTTCATCGCCGCACTCTCACCGGGCATGCCGAGTGCGTCGCCGATGGCGGCCCCGAGCATGCAGCCCCTGAAGCGGTCCAGCATTATTCCCGTATGGAGTGGAGGAGAAGATAAGCCCTTCGAAAAACCGGGAGGAAGACCACCACACAGAATTTGAGATCCAATTCTCCTTTTTGTCCAATAAAATAGAATATTAAGCACAAATGTATCGCAAAAATATGACAAAAAGATACTATTATCTGCAGAGGGCACGCACCCGCATGCATGGACCCGGAGATCACCGAGATCACCGTTCTCCCGGGGAGGGACAAGAACGGCATGCAGGAGACCTTCGATCGGATCGTGATCAGACCTGGCGAAACGCTCTCCATCGTCGGCCCCACCGGATCGGGCAAGAGCGCCCTTATCGGGGACATCGAGATCTTCGCCAGGGAGGATACGGCCACCGGCAGGACCGTTCTGGTCAACGGGGGGATGCCACCCGAGGATCTCGTGCGGGACCCATCAAAAAAACCGGTCGCCCTGATCACCCAGAACACGAAGTGCCTCGCCGATCTCACGGTGCAGGAGTTCCTCTCGATGCATGTGCGGTCGAGACGGATCGAGCGTGACGGGATCGTTGCGGAGACGATCGCCCTCGCAAACGAGTTCACCGGCGAAGAGATCACCGCCGGCGCACGGATGACCGCGCTCTCGGGCGGCCAGACGCGCTCGCTGATGGTAGCCGACGCCATCACGATCGGCAACACCCCGATCATCATCCTGGACGAGGTCGAGAACGCCGGTATCTTCAAGGACCGGGTGATCGAGACCCTCAGGGCATATGGAAAAGCGGTCATCTTCGTCACGCACGACCCTCTCGTTTCCCTGATGTGCGACCGGCGGATCGTGATGCGCAACGGCACCGTGACAAAGATCATCGAGCGCGACGGGGAGGAGGAAAAGGCCCTTGCCGCCATCAGAAAAATGGACGGGATCCTTTCTGCCCTGAGAGAGCGGATCCGCGCCGGCGAGTCGATCACCGAAGCCGCATTCGCCT from Methanofollis liminatans DSM 4140 encodes:
- a CDS encoding transketolase C-terminal domain-containing protein, whose protein sequence is MLTIATGNKAVAAAVKEAKPAVVAAYPITPQTEIIEQIANYVATKELDTEYIPVESEHSAMAACIGAAAAGVRTFTATSSHGLLYMHEMVHWAAGARLPIVMANVNRSLGPGWNIWAEHTDAFSQRDTGWLQVFVGTVQEAYDATLMAFRIAEDERVVLPVMVNLDGFSLSHIMQSLETVEIGDFIPPHHLTHALDVNNPMGYGPMTGPKDYFRFRWDIERSIRDARTVIQETEEEFARRFGRKYGPTEDYRCEDAEVVVVSVGTLGKEAEVAVDVLRKEGVKAGSMRLRWFRPFPDLDLKGREVVVIDRDYSFGFGGVVAASIRAKTGVECYNVIAGLGGQEVTYDDIAEFVRTRRIGEEMWFGVSE
- a CDS encoding 2-oxoacid:acceptor oxidoreductase family protein; translated protein: MYEIRIHSRGGQGGVTAARLLALAAFRDGKYATACPFYGAERRGAPVVSFVRIDDLPIKVYSQIRSPDMVVVLDASVMDTVDVLQGLKPGGTVVINSEKPHEFPGFASYNVDLTGIALAENLAIAGTPIVNTPFLGAAAKLGIVSVDSAKQAIREMFSDERNVKVAEAAYEEMVI
- a CDS encoding 4Fe-4S binding protein, translated to MRERLALSKPTRGACGFTGTWREFRPVVDREKCNQCGICQIHCPDGVIDEELNIDLDFCKGCGVCANVCPKKAIAMVREEK
- a CDS encoding DUF362 domain-containing protein, translating into MMREKQVGLVHCRRYDPGEVDRAVERAIGLVGGIGAFVRPGQRVLLKPNMLMGAEPAQAVTTHPAVLGAVARLLVGYGCTVVIADSPGAGTRYTEKNLGRAYEKSGFAALAAIPGVTLSTDTASRTVSYPQGTVMKRFAIIEEALRADAVVVVSKAKTHLFTGYTGAVKNLFGIVPGLEKPIFHARFRKPDDFAGMLLDLNSCVTPVLHIMDAVVGMEGDGPMSGEPRPIGAVLAGADPTAVDVATIRLMGMDPASIPTVAAAVRREMVRPDFGDVRIAGDDPAAVTVLDFRRPSTGQGTMRTSWINRQILRSLQRRGTDLRPLPVPDPERCTGCGRCVRTCPAAAVHIEGGKAEIDHTKCIRCYCCHEMCTFGAIDLRQGPVARVLSALLR
- a CDS encoding methyl-accepting chemotaxis protein, yielding MSEQDATIEDCRREIAAIKEQSRKSEVLAEGMDQIPLPLHIIDQDYRIVYINRAAADLLGMKAADCIGKPCRDLYRTALCGSKNCPCRVAMDEGRTSNINNELSDGRWIACTGIPFRDASGRIAGAVEYFPDTTAQVRMVSDLLRVGEEARNGNLSARASLEAEGDFLKIAESVNGILDAVTGPLQLASSHVEQISRGITPEKVQGNYKGDLGTLVKNLNLCSEKLLALNQCVAVLQRMAVNDYTVRMEGNYEGGYGALAGAINEVMDRLLIIQGIVTHISQGDLSDLTELKKIGKRSENDNLRPALIAMEEGLLALVEDANMLAKAGREGRLSVRADASRHRGSFADVVDGVNNLLDAVVQPLDEGMKVAGALAQGDYTRSFSDSVPVAGDFREFKDALNRIIVNSREAFRQVIDAAEKVEYGTLEASKGGDQIAQATEQVALTSQRCADLGKKTLTGMEEISRRISDLSASNEEIASTSQEVLERAEGLAQTGRDAQKLGKEANAKIAIVEKIATESATDITQLNEEMRQINKIVKLITDISNQTNLLALNAAIEAARAGEHGRGFAVVAGEVRNLAGESKKATNDIENLITTIQQKSEKTARAIMSANSEITSSVESVDRAIRALNQIVEGAGMVTHDVSEIARAIEDQANTSNSVVQIVDDGTKLTRNNLDQIEDLAALAEETSASTEEIGSATHELNELASELRKQMGRFRI
- a CDS encoding chemotaxis protein CheW, which gives rise to MSTSVDVVDFEIGGTRYALDIVMAREIVEMVPLTPVPRAPEFIAGIINLRGEITNIINLNSLLQIPDQKAMAEKKIIVLVPEAAGGSNLGIIVDDVRSVLQVAEEDVEGMDESLCQEAYIKGIIREGAGEGGNTGSTGLIIWIDMAKMLQNLAGAGA
- a CDS encoding DUF2769 domain-containing protein; amino-acid sequence: MDTFETTLQEMKKMAPEEQKAVMEEKKAMCTCPTCPSYTTCAKNGNELMFCATGKSFMCIPYEKECICPTCPVAKDLGLKYSSFCTRGSEKAQRYENTLWGSKMV
- the argB gene encoding acetylglutamate kinase, with the protein product MKREEVLMEALPYIQQFHGQTIVIKLGGHAMVDEEVLMNAIKDAILLHYVGMRVVLVHGGGPEITEKMKALGKEPKFVGGLRITDDETLEIAQMVLVGKINDGIVSLVARCGALGVGLSGNDGNLIMAKKIGKQKVVIGDEEHEVDLGYVGEIERINPEILDTLLKNNYIGVVAPIAIDRAGRSLNINADTAAGEIAVALGAFKLINLTDVDGVMDKERTQVFRRLRVTETEDLMADGTISEGMIPKIGSCVRAVRGGVPHAHIVNGNKPHTILLELFTDAGVGTMITE
- the argJ gene encoding bifunctional glutamate N-acetyltransferase/amino-acid acetyltransferase ArgJ; the encoded protein is MRSICAIEGVEAAGIKEGKYGLAIIRASGTAAATFTSNLVSAAPVNLMRERIAAGRLEAIVVNSGCANAYTGKKGYADAVEMSRIAAGALGIEADRIGIASTGVIGRYLDLERIGRQCKEVVPLLEHSAAAETAAARAIMTTDLVEKHALIEADGFSVGGICKGSGMIAPNMGTMIGVIYTDAEIGAADLQTSLRLAVRRSFNRVVVDGDESTNDCAFCTATGAAGRVPQAEFDAALQACCASLAQQIAADGEGATKLIEVRVSGAVDEEAAEAVARTVVGSSLVKTAVYGEDPNWGRVIAAAGRAGVRFDPDAVSLTIGEGEAETPLVRDGVIVSDLVRAKAAMHGRRVVFTLAIGEGEGSAAAWGCDLTEKYVEINGKYTT
- a CDS encoding CBS domain-containing protein: MKVREIMTVDPVTVSPEETVRRAASLLRRHNVSGLPVVDENGVVGMVTEADILALLKTGDLSSDLWLPSPLEFIEVPIREAINWEKTRAALSDVGEVKVRRVMSMPAIVISPDEEIDRAAAVMLKEGVARLPVVENGRLVGIVARRDIVQGLGASFSEEGGVE
- the argC gene encoding N-acetyl-gamma-glutamyl-phosphate reductase codes for the protein MDVAIVGASGYAGGELIRLLQTHSEAEVVTATSRALEGRPVSSQHPHLRGYTDLAFSNPAPGDIDADFVFLAVPHTAAMNYAGALLEGGARVVDLSADYRLPKAVFEAVYGVPHTDYFEAPYGIPELRRDEVRGKQFVSNPGCFPTGATLAAAPLARQAAYVIYDSKTGVSGAGDNPSATTHYPNVADGVNAYKWTSHRHLAEMKQELAALGSSAHCFFTPHLVPVNRGILTTAHIILKEPMGQEEVEALYRHFYQGEYFVRLQKPTLSAVRGSNFCDIGVESEGERVVVVSAIDNLVKGAAGQAIQNMNIMCGYAENDGLKVPPCLP